CCTCTACAGGAAAtgctaaaatatattcacatattgTGGTTAGAATGTTTTTGTCAAGAAGTGTGCAGCTGGTGTCATGCTCCGCATTACAACGTTAAAcatttttagcttttatttacaGTGTTAATAATGCTAGAAGTGAAAAGAAAAGGTaaggaaaaatgaaaataatcatattaaaaatagcaaccacttttctttcattttccagcaCCTGTCAAACTTCCAGAACATTCTAGTGACAACTCATTTTACGCAAATAAATTTATAACATTTCCCTGGATCCACAAGTTTACCTCAAGAGAGGGCTCAAAACATTATTCTGCTTCTTTGAAATAATCATAATCTCATTTTTTACTCCTAACATATTTCTTGTGTTCTTTATGAGTTCCAGCTAAACACGGATGCAGGACAAGATCAACAGTCTTTATTCACATACTcacatattgtttaaattagaaAGAGAcctttaaaatgcaaaactaTGCATCCTTTCTATATCAATTTGTTGTTTCAGCAATGTGTATTATGTTTTGAATAGgctattaaatgattttaatgaatATCCAAAGTTCCCAAACTTTGTTGTTATTTGACAAGACCTGTAACTTATGGTTCTTCACTCCCCTGACAAGTTTGTTTCTTAAGATCTTATCTTGTGGGTTACTTACTTAGTATGTATATAGAATTCCAATAAGGATGTGTTTATCCTGAGAAGTAGTTTGTCTTCCTTGAAACTGAGTTTACTTTCATTGCGTCATGCAGTGGGAGTGCCATAGTGTCGCGTATTTAACCAATCACACACGGTACAGGTAACACAGTATCACTCGGAAGGGCGTTTAGTTTCAACCTTTCAGTTTATCTTCTTGACTTAGGTTTGCGAGGGCCTAGCAAAACCACAGCTCCCTAAAAGTTCTAGTAACATAATACAAAAAGCAGGTATTTTTAGAAAAGTGGAATATTTTGGAAGACTTATTTCAGAGTGGATATGCTGACCTTCGTCTTTGTGTGCCTCTCTATCTCAGTCACAGGTAGGCGTCCATGTTTTCAGTGTTTGAACCATGTTTACATTTCGGTTATTACGTTGTGTCATTGACTGCTGTTAATTAATCAGTAGGCTATAAactttgaatatttttaattagctgCCATTTTGCTAAAAGACTTGCTTTTTCATACTTGCTTTTCATCaatgttttcttctttttattacATAATTACTGTTTGCATTTAGGGGAGTTACGCGTTTAAATTATAGTTTTAGTACAGGTCTGCAAGAACAGAAAACGTCAACAGTGTACCTGTCGCTTAAATGATACTTTATTTAACCAATCCGGTAACGAATCGTTGTTTTGAATCGGCTCTCGTCAATGATCTTGAGAACGAATTTGCAAATAGTAGGCCTCCTTGAAGTGGAACCAGTTGAAGAAGCCTAGGCCTATTTAATCATATTCACATTCTTAAGTAATGACTTGAATCAGTAAACCGAGTCCATTAAGATCCGTTCGAAATAAAAGCGTAGCAAACGCCTTATCTGCGTTCATACGGTACGTTACCTAATTATAGTTTTGTGTAAATAGAAACAACAATTTAAGTGTTAAAGAAGGCCTTTCACGGCTCGGCGGTATCACCTGGAGAACCTGTATTTCCACCTCGCCCATCCCCCACCCGAAACCCGAGCTCAACAACCAGGAATTTTTGACAGCTGAAAGGCAATCCAGGAAGCGTGACCCAATAAAACAATTATCAGTATAGTCGCAGTAGATTAATGAAGTAAACGTATGATGCGCGTGCTCGCACAATATTCTTGTGAGGAAACTCATGAATTCAGAGTATTTGAGTATCGTGTTTGTTTTTACCTGTTACCCTCAAGTTCACAGTGGAAAAAGACGACAGCTAGTCTGGAAAAcgtatataaaataatgatgatTGAAAAATTATGACCTAAAGAATTGTCAGAAACatatgtttgaatgaatgtgaATTCATACTAcgaatttttatttcataactaATGCTTGCTGCAGTTTACCCGTTCTTTCAGAAAGAAACGTGGAAAAGCAGTTATAACTGCCATAACATATagataaaaaacagaaaattatgtatttctgtggtagaattttttttttttatgtttcctgTAATGAATcctcacacacacttttaaaatgaaatgtagcCTACTATTTACATTGAAATGTTTGCTGGTGTCACAAGGGTTTTTGTAGAAGGTCTGATGGCTTTTTAAATGGAACAACGTGCTTGTGCTGAAATAGACCTATTTCAGGGGCTGCgttttaaagccaaaaataatgcatccatccatttaaaaaaaagaaaaaaaaagaaaaagtaattcatatgactccagggggttaataaaggccttctgaagcgaagtgatgcgtttttgtaagaaaaatatctatataaattcaaataactagcttccagcggGCGACAGAATGCgcaagtaaatcatgggataatttttatttttgggtgaactatgccttttatgtgtgttttttttttttaagaatttctTCTTACTGATGTGATAAAAGATTTAATCAGTCTCTTTCTGTCTGCAGGCCTACATGCCTTTTTGGTTACTGTTCCTAATCCCTCAGTAAAAGTGAAAGAGAATGAGGGTAagtttcattttgctttttctgtttgtttgactTTGTTATAATCGTTTCTGTGTGTCATGAGCAGTCAGATATAAATAATGGAGAAAATTTGATGTGGTGCCTGCCTGCAAAGGTTTTGCACTGAAGAATAGTAATTTGTGTGGTGTTTGTTacaaatgtaacaatttattgGAGAGCCTCTCTCTACTGACTGGCCTAAAGACAGGTCTTAAGGACTGATGAAAAACATTTATGCATCAAGTTATTCAaagtattaactttttttttttttctcaggagtTGACTTGAAATGTACCTACTCCGCTGACTTTGGAGCAACACCCAGAGTAGAATGGAAGTTCAAGGATCTCAAGGGCTCTCAGTCATTCGTTTTCTTTGATAACAAGCCAACTGGTATGGATGAAAAGTTTATTGTTGTCATCATTGTAACCTTGCAGTTGCATTCCCTTATTGTGTGTTGATATGTCAAATGACCATTTGAGGAAGATGTgcatcttttttctttcatcaGCTCAGTATGAAAACcgtatcactgtgtataatGGAGGGCTGAGATTTGACAAGGTGACGCGAGCAGACACCGGGGACTATGACTGTGAGGTGCTTGGAAATAATGGATATGACGAGAAGACAATCAAACTCACTGTCCTTGGTAAatcattttgtgttatttacatGAACATTTACTACCTGATAGATGAGAAATCATAACCCTAACCCAGGGTCTGGGAATGGCCCAGCCTACTTttttagttcactcaaaaatgtaaactattgtcattatttacttggTCTATTCATTACTCTTATTTGGTTCCAAAtctatatgcatttatttttctgtggaacacaaaaaaagttttgaaaaatgtcagtggGGTCCAGTGTTTATATTTAACACAATATATAGCTTtgattaaataatgttttatatatgtaattGGCCTTACAATTCCCACTGTAATTTCCTCCACTACAGTGCCTCCTTCCAAGCCTGTATCCAGAATTCCTTCTTCAGTCACAACAGGCAGTAACGTCCTTCTGACCTGCTTCGACAATGTTGGATCTCCCCCACCCACCTATAAGTGGTACAAAGACAACACACCTCTCCCTGATGATCCCAGCAAGTTCCCCACATTTAAAAACCTCACCTACAAGATGAATGTTTTCAATGGAAACCTGGTGAGTTTTTATCTACAATATTAGAAAATACAAAATGGCATATATAATGAGTGTGAATGTATATAGTCACATCAAAtgactgaaactctttggtcaaaACATTCAGTACTATACTGTATACTGCTATAATTTAAATGTCATTGTGTAGTTTAGTATGTTTCTAGGTTTATACATTgtaaagtaaattatttttgtaaaattgttttgtttgtgtgatcAGGAGTTCCCGAGTGTGTCTAAGCTGGATATCGGTTCATATTTCTGTGAGGCCAATAATGGAGAAGGTGCCCCTCAGCGTAGTGATGCAGTGCAGATGGATGTCCGTAAGTAATAGAGATGGGTTGATCATGAACGATTTggtcattttgaacaaatcttttttatGACTCAGGAATAACAAGATGACTCAGAGAGTGATTTGTTCATCTTGGGGCAAATTCCAAATGGCTTTGGGCACTTCAGGAAGGGGACTCAATTTGTAGGGGCGTTCTAAACAATTGTGAACAGCTGAATACCATTAACAAAGGGTTCTTCCACGAGTTCATTAGTGAAGGGTTCATGCAATGGTCACTTCAAGGaagtcattttctcttttataGTCATGAATGGTACCAAAGAACTTAAAGGTAgaactatgtaacttttggccctctagcggttaaaacaaaagtgcatgcattttgcagaagaacattgttttggttgtccTTCGGCTCTTTGTGGCTGTGCAGATGAATATGACAATAGATAATGATTTACAGTGAGCTCCCACACAATTCGCACGTCAAagtagcgtttttttttttttttggcgatACGCATGAGTGAGTGACGTAAGTACACCATTTCCCACAAAAACCATCTTgctaggtctaaaatataaacgcttataataggcttaccataatGAATGAgtgtaaaggcccgttcacaccaagaacgataactataaagatttagttctaaaaatcattctaaatataaaagaacagcactgtccacaccacaactataacgatgaATCATATACATGAATCGATACATAAAAAGAGAggccaaatacaattctatgttgtatttttacactatgtaatgttctatttattaaaacgaagtataaattgaataaagttagtgtttttatgcatttttacatttattccaaaataataactaatggcagtaacaatttaaacaatatatattattcataaactaatattcagcttttttttttttttttttttttttttttttaaatagtcaatttattttcagcagtcatcaagcttatACACGCtggtcactcactcacagacacaaagatgtacctttaatttcaccatgctgattgctcactaaaaaactcccgcagtcatcatgttttcaggccattttgagtttgattttgacatgaaataaagtgGTGACatctaagtgacagttgtttacttactttttaattagtcttcccattaatgCCATCACTGTCTTCGTTCAGGCCGATTCGACGAGAATGCGCCTGAAAACAAGAGGTGGGATTTATTGCATGAACCAATCATGCCCAATCGTAActgatcatatccaatcatagcgcgatggaggcactgcctcctctcacgtgactttcccccattcattctcagttaccccccactaaacccgcCGCACGCTTTGGgggctctgctttgtttctatgagctgaagggaggcacAAAAGATGCAGGACTCCctgctgtaacttcacctgcgggtgtcgctgtttgacattgtttctttagaaaaaacgagtgacttttacactttttaatgtcaaatttgatAACATTTGcgttatatttttgtaataccgattattttctcatccagttttttttgaggaggcactgcctcttttgcctcctcggaggaaatgCCCCtgaaatggatatatggaaaacaatcagtCATACCCTCTGATTTTATGGTGAGAAGTAgtaacgatgagatcattatgccaggctagcaaacagtatAACATAATTAATTACCTCAGTTATCCAGTGctagttttgacaacattgtcttaTTTCAAGCATGAGCCTGGTAGTTACCTCTCCTCAGCTACAACATCGTATTATGAATAATCGTCTGACTGATGGGGTTTGAAGAAGATGCGCAGGATATTTTCGCTTTAGCAGCCTTTgagttttaaataattcaaatgatgTAAATGATAACATTGAGTGAATAGGAAAGCCTATTTTAGACTTATCTATCTGTAACCTACCTCATCAGACAATGATTAACCAGGAAAACAGCCAACAGAACTATTCAGCAGAACTAGTTAACCGCTAATCAGAATCCACTTGACTTTAAATGGCTTGAGCATTGAAAGCGGCAGACGACATAACTGCAGCGTGCgcttttaataaacagaacatcaGTGTGTTGGTGTGGCTGTGGATGCTGATGTAGTTATCTAGTTAGCATTCTTAGTGTGAATGGCCCTTAATTCCCACTCTCTGTCATAGTTTGAAAATTCTCCATTTATTCtaaaagcaacatttttatCCTTATGATGACCTTCTAAAGAGAGAGAACCAAGTATTTTTGAGAACCaaggatttttgatatttatgatttttgctTTTTGAACATGTCTTGATTGaatttaatttgttgtttttctttaatataGGTGATCTAAATGTTGGTGGCATTGTTGCGGGAGTTATTGTGGCTTTGCTGGCAGTAGGATTGCTCCTCTTTGCTCTCTGGTTTGCCACTAAAAAGGGATATATGCCAAGTAAGTTCTTACTTTTTatatgtgagagagagagagagagagagagagagagagagagagagaataattaataattaaattcaaataattaGATGCCATAgctataataattagaaattcaaaatgatttgactcaattgcctttttttttttttttttttttttaattctccaCAGAAATAGCAGAAAGGTAAGTCTATTTCTATGGCACATATAActtcatattttatatacataatactatatgttgcattaaaatgtaataaaatgacataaatgatCTCTTGCAGCAAGCCAAAAACACAAGCTGTTTATACACAGCCTAGAGCAGATGAAGGGGTTGATGGGGATGTAAGTACAACACACTTGCTTAGTTGTGTAAATTAGATTAAACAGCTGAATGGAATTCCCCATTGGAATTCTGTTTGCAGTAGTTCACTTTGAATGTCCTTTTCTATTTGTGTGTTCTGTTCTACCACCAGAGTAGTGGTACTGGTAAAATAATtctatttacactgttttgtgTCTGTTTCAGGGGGAATTCAAACAGAAATCATCTTTTGTGGTGTAGCCTGCTTTGGATGAAATATCAAGATTTGTTGCCTAGatcaattttttcttttttctatttaagTTCATACAAATCAGGATCAGTTTGTATGTGAAGAGTGTGACATCAAATGTTCCTCCCTGCCCTGCCTACCACACCACTTGACCATAGAAATGTCCAAAAGCTTTAAAccatcgtgtgtgtgtgtgtgtgtgtgtgtgtgtgtgtgtgtgtgtgtgtgttagcttAAACTTACAGATTTAGTTTTAGGAATCTAAATCCTCTCTCCCATTTGCAGAAATGAAttgaaatgtaatgtatttaagTACAAGTAATCTGTGAGTGGAAAACAGACTTAAAGGGtttattatcaatattttattaatataatttgctcaaattatattaatttgtttagttATTTATGGATTGAGGTTAATTCTGTGTGACTGCACAATGGGATGAAAGCTTCTGGGGAAAAGAAGGTACTATGAATGTTCCCCATTCAGGAAATAATCCCCCTTCCTACTGATATAAACATTTGCTGTACATTGTAGTCATAAGTTGTTTGTTTACTTCACTGGCATTTTTTTATGATAGTGTactttgtttttatgtgttttatacatcattcatgaaATGTAAATAGTTTTTTCCGGCTTTTATAGAATTTAAAAATCATGCTTTATTGACCTCTCTCTGAATTGTTCAACTGGAAACTAATTACGAAACAGTTTTTCTTGTTTGATTTGAAGTTTTAATGTCAGACTTGATCCTGTTCTTCCAATAAATTAAACTTACTGAATATGACTTATgcaatattaaatgtaatgctGACATTCCTCCATTAGGAAGGCTGTCGTGGACTAATGGTTAGAGTTTCtcaataccggcaggaaatgactgaggtgcccttaagcaaggcacctaaccacTAATCGCTCCCCGGGTGCCACAGCAAAATAGCTCTCcgctgctccgggtgtgtgtccACGGTTTGTGTTCACTGCTCTTAATGTGTGTGCTGTGCACTAACCGGATGGGTtgaatgcagaggacaaattccgagtatggaaTTCCGAGTACTTGGTCCTTCACTTCACTAAATAGCAGGTCCACCCAGAGTCTGCCAATGCAGAAAACTCATTGTGAATGTTCAATTAAGCAATGTTATCTGTTGTTGTCTCAACTGATTTTTGGAAATATCTATTTCGTAGGATGACATTAGGAAtgaatatgtttattttcaaattatatattaatgtgGCAACAACCTGATGAAATCTAAAATGTTCTGAATATGACCACTAGGAGGCAGTGTAGGACCACAACAAATCTTGCACAGCTTTGAACACTGTTGAAATTGCCATTGGCATGTTTCTATGAGGTTCAATAAGATGTCTTtaacataaaaattataaaatgattttttttatttatgattttcacaggcttttgtttttcttccacACAATTTTAGATTTCGATTTAACCAAATAGGCTACATTATTTGCACAAGACAGCTTTGCTTACAGTTCATTCACTGGTTTCTAAATGattctaaatattttacttcTTTCCTTGTTCTGGCCACGACACTTCAcgttatattttgtaaaatgttaagTATCTTCCACATGATGCGTTCTACGTTCTACCTGCGCACAGTTACATAGACGTCTCACTGAATGTGAGAAAACGTCAATGGCGATGATGCTTCTCACTGAACAGCGCTGTCTGCCATCCGAGCGCATCTGATCTGCTCAACGTCACCTTTCAAAACTGCGACTTTAAGGATAAAGGGGGCGGTGCCGGGCGGACCCCGTCTGCTGATAGGCTGCTTCTGCTTTCAGTCAAGCCCCATTCATAAATAAGTCATGTCTAGGAGGAACCGATGTAACAAGTATTGATAAATTTCGCTCGCGACGCGCCTGTTACAACATTTCTAACTATACGCCGAGCGGCGATAGACTCCGTCGAATTATATTTCTTCCTGTGGCAGACAGCGACAGCGATGGTTGTCGATGCGCGGAGCAAATGAGATTGACTTCCGACTGGTGACCCCTTTCTCAAACTGTAATGACATGAGCGCTCCAGCAGGAAGCTCAAATCATTTTGTGTTTAGAAACATTGTAGCGCGTCCGCCAAGACTTCTGTCTGTCCGACTTTGGGGAATAATGGAGCGTTTTTGAACCAGCCTTTACTGTAGATACTGTAGCTCTTGATTCgatgttttaaatgtgtgtcGTGTCCGTCCATTTGGACGCATCAAAAGTAAGCAAATCGCTGTTCTGAAACCAAATGGAAAGCTGAACCATGGCAGCAAAAGAGGACCTATATGCCAAAGTCGCTCCACGGATGCAGCGGCAGAACCGGCCAGGAACTGTCAAACATGGAAATTGTCTGGATGTATTGCTGTCAATGGGCTTCCCAAAAACCAGGGCGTAAGTACCAGAGTTTCGTCTCTCCCAGATCTCGAGCATCACGCAGCTGCAATCACAGCTGTAGACGTTAAGAACGCAAACACATGTGATAAGAGCACACAAAACCCCTTTGGAAATACAGAAACATGGCAGATATTTAAAACATGTAGTGCAAGTTGCATTTGTAATGGCGTCGGTCTggttttgttattaattaatatgaCGAAGTGGGAAATAGGCTCGAGCGCCAAAGGGTTATAAAGTTGTTTTCCTGTTGCCTCATTAAGCAGTTTTCTTATAAACTCGTCATACATGGTCTAGGCTGCATCTGTCCAGATAGGACATGTTCCTGAGCTACCAGCACTTCCTCGCGCGGATGAGGTCAGATCACTGCTGTCCATCGTATTGGGGTTGTGTCAGCGCA
This Ctenopharyngodon idella isolate HZGC_01 chromosome 5, HZGC01, whole genome shotgun sequence DNA region includes the following protein-coding sequences:
- the LOC127512336 gene encoding junctional adhesion molecule A-like, with translation MLTFVFVCLSISVTGLHAFLVTVPNPSVKVKENEGVDLKCTYSADFGATPRVEWKFKDLKGSQSFVFFDNKPTAQYENRITVYNGGLRFDKVTRADTGDYDCEVLGNNGYDEKTIKLTVLVPPSKPVSRIPSSVTTGSNVLLTCFDNVGSPPPTYKWYKDNTPLPDDPSKFPTFKNLTYKMNVFNGNLEFPSVSKLDIGSYFCEANNGEGAPQRSDAVQMDVRDLNVGGIVAGVIVALLAVGLLLFALWFATKKGYMPKIAESKPKTQAVYTQPRADEGVDGDGEFKQKSSFVV